The Litchfieldia alkalitelluris genome has a window encoding:
- a CDS encoding DUF3889 domain-containing protein, which translates to MGRNFIVKSCIITILCSCLAFGMMSTFASAEPEPEKEEEQAINYEKWGKMAVEVVKLNFPEGKVSDYKFKGREEISDAQAKDTFELQVQTKERAFNVRVVMLFNPKTESLISLSIEEFR; encoded by the coding sequence ATGGGCAGAAACTTTATTGTTAAATCATGCATAATTACAATTCTATGTAGTTGTCTAGCTTTTGGGATGATGAGTACTTTTGCTAGTGCTGAGCCTGAACCTGAAAAAGAAGAAGAACAAGCAATAAACTATGAAAAATGGGGCAAAATGGCGGTAGAAGTTGTTAAGTTGAATTTCCCTGAAGGAAAAGTGAGCGATTATAAATTTAAAGGAAGAGAAGAAATCTCTGATGCACAAGCAAAGGATACATTTGAATTACAGGTTCAAACAAAAGAACGTGCATTTAATGTGCGTGTAGTTATGCTGTTTAACCCGAAAACAGAATCGTTAATTTCGTTGAGCATAGAAGAATTTAGGTAG
- a CDS encoding M14 family zinc carboxypeptidase, which yields MLRFISVIGCCLFLLSHVAFADDNGEYTYEKMMNETNIVKKNHPEIIEVTSIGTSPFGRDIPAIKLGKGKKHVLFVGSHHGREWMTTQLLMKMIHTYATAYERNEKVGNYHPEILDEVSIWFVPMINPDGVTIQQNGINMFSIGYQQLLLEMNHNQLNLQRWKANGLGVDLNRQYPAGWEEIKGAQEHAAYRYYKGQSPLEAEEVRSLVKFIIEEDPVISIAYHSSGRVIFWHYKNDQQVVKRDFEIANEISKLTGYDLAKPPKKATGGGLTDWFITRFKRPAYTIEISYEVKEQAPPLSVFPEEWKRNKEIGLMIAEQAKNIN from the coding sequence ATGTTGAGGTTTATTTCGGTGATAGGATGCTGTTTATTTTTACTAAGTCATGTGGCATTTGCGGATGACAATGGTGAATATACATATGAGAAGATGATGAATGAGACAAATATAGTAAAGAAAAATCATCCTGAAATTATTGAGGTAACTAGTATTGGTACATCGCCGTTTGGGAGAGATATACCAGCAATAAAGCTGGGGAAAGGTAAAAAACATGTTCTTTTTGTTGGATCACATCATGGAAGAGAGTGGATGACAACTCAACTTCTGATGAAGATGATTCACACTTATGCCACTGCTTATGAGCGAAATGAGAAGGTAGGGAATTATCACCCTGAAATTTTAGATGAAGTATCTATTTGGTTTGTTCCAATGATCAATCCAGACGGGGTGACAATACAGCAAAACGGAATAAATATGTTTTCAATTGGTTATCAGCAGCTTTTATTAGAGATGAATCATAATCAATTAAATCTGCAAAGATGGAAGGCCAATGGACTAGGGGTAGATTTAAACCGACAATATCCTGCTGGTTGGGAAGAGATAAAAGGAGCTCAAGAACATGCGGCTTATCGCTACTATAAGGGACAGAGTCCTCTTGAGGCAGAAGAAGTGAGATCGTTAGTCAAATTTATCATTGAGGAAGACCCAGTGATTTCTATTGCTTATCATTCTTCAGGAAGAGTCATTTTTTGGCATTATAAAAATGACCAACAAGTAGTGAAACGGGATTTTGAAATTGCCAACGAAATTTCTAAGCTTACCGGGTATGACCTTGCAAAACCACCGAAAAAGGCAACTGGTGGAGGTTTAACAGATTGGTTTATTACACGATTTAAACGACCAGCATATACGATTGAAATAAGCTATGAGGTTAAAGAACAAGCTCCACCACTTTCAGTTTTCCCGGAGGAATGGAAGCGAAATAAAGAAATAGGATTAATGATTGCTGAACAAGCAAAGAATATTAATTAA
- a CDS encoding YhdB family protein, with protein sequence MNTADYDKALYYTHRSQWDNLLILMVRTKDDFLSKKIEHFLHAYNFEKDYTVIERQLYSLLRYIDHASHDFDEEEITALL encoded by the coding sequence ATGAATACAGCTGATTATGACAAAGCATTGTATTACACACACAGGTCACAATGGGATAACCTGTTAATACTAATGGTAAGAACAAAGGATGACTTCCTTTCAAAGAAAATCGAACATTTTCTTCACGCATATAATTTCGAAAAAGACTATACTGTCATTGAGCGACAATTATATTCTTTACTACGATATATTGACCATGCATCACATGATTTTGACGAAGAAGAAATAACAGCATTGTTATAA
- a CDS encoding phospho-sugar mutase: MSWLEKYDLWESASNLDAEIKKLLLETKNNPKELEDCFYKDLEFGTGGMRGEIGPGTNRMNLYTVRKASEGLAKFIEDAGEDAKKQGVVIAYDSRHKSPEFAMEAAKTLATHGIQTYVFNELRPTPELSFAVRHLNAFSGIVVTASHNPPEYNGYKVYGSDGGQLPPLEADEVIAKVNEIENELLIEVQDESTLKEAGLIKMIGEEIDSAYTEKLKTISLNPTLSKEVDLHIVFTPLHGTANKPVRLGLEALGYENIKVVEEQELPDPNFSTVKSPNPEEHAAFELAIRDGLEVNADLLIATDPDADRLGIAVKDSNGEYVVLTGNQTGAILLHYILSQKKEKGILPENGVVLKTIVTSEIGREIAKSYGLVTIDTLTGFKFIGEKIKEYEQTGQYTFQFGYEESYGYLIGDFARDKDAVQAALLGVEVAAFYKKKGMSLYDALLAIFAEYGFYKEGLESLTLKGKEGAEQINNILATFRSTPPTEIAGKKVVSVEDYKASERTDLLVGNKQNIDLPKSNVLKYFLEDGSWFCLRPSGTEPKVKFYFGVKGNSLEHSEETLKEISGDVMKQIHDLIGAQV, encoded by the coding sequence ATGAGCTGGTTAGAAAAATATGATTTATGGGAAAGCGCATCAAACTTGGATGCTGAAATAAAAAAACTATTACTTGAAACAAAAAATAATCCTAAGGAGTTAGAGGATTGTTTCTATAAAGATCTTGAATTTGGCACAGGTGGCATGCGTGGTGAGATCGGACCTGGTACAAATCGAATGAATTTGTATACCGTTCGTAAAGCTTCAGAAGGATTGGCAAAATTCATTGAAGATGCTGGTGAAGATGCTAAGAAACAAGGCGTTGTCATTGCATATGATTCCCGTCATAAATCACCAGAATTTGCAATGGAAGCGGCAAAAACACTTGCAACTCATGGGATCCAAACCTATGTATTTAATGAGCTAAGACCTACTCCTGAATTATCCTTTGCGGTACGTCATTTAAATGCATTTTCAGGAATTGTAGTTACTGCAAGTCATAACCCACCAGAATATAATGGATACAAGGTATACGGATCTGATGGCGGACAACTTCCACCACTTGAAGCTGATGAAGTGATTGCAAAAGTAAATGAAATTGAAAATGAATTGCTTATTGAGGTACAGGACGAAAGTACGTTAAAAGAAGCTGGTTTGATAAAGATGATTGGTGAAGAAATTGACTCAGCTTATACTGAAAAGTTAAAAACGATTTCTTTGAACCCTACTTTATCAAAGGAAGTGGACTTACATATCGTTTTCACACCGTTACATGGAACTGCTAATAAGCCAGTAAGATTAGGACTTGAAGCACTAGGATATGAAAACATTAAGGTTGTTGAGGAGCAAGAGCTTCCTGACCCGAATTTCTCAACAGTAAAATCTCCAAATCCAGAGGAGCATGCTGCATTTGAACTCGCCATTCGTGATGGATTAGAAGTGAATGCAGACCTTTTAATTGCAACAGATCCAGATGCAGATCGCTTAGGGATTGCAGTTAAGGATTCCAACGGTGAATATGTTGTACTAACAGGTAACCAAACAGGGGCAATTTTGCTGCATTACATCTTATCACAAAAGAAGGAAAAAGGGATCTTACCTGAAAATGGCGTAGTGCTGAAAACAATCGTAACATCAGAAATTGGCAGAGAAATCGCTAAATCGTATGGCCTTGTTACAATCGATACATTAACAGGGTTTAAATTTATCGGTGAAAAAATTAAGGAATATGAACAAACAGGTCAATATACCTTCCAATTTGGTTATGAGGAGAGCTATGGTTACCTGATTGGTGACTTTGCTCGTGATAAAGATGCAGTTCAAGCAGCGCTTTTAGGTGTGGAAGTAGCAGCTTTTTATAAGAAAAAAGGAATGTCATTATATGATGCGCTATTGGCAATTTTTGCTGAATACGGCTTTTACAAAGAAGGATTAGAATCGTTAACATTAAAAGGTAAAGAAGGCGCAGAACAAATTAATAACATCCTTGCAACTTTCCGAAGCACTCCACCAACGGAGATTGCTGGTAAGAAGGTAGTGAGTGTTGAGGACTATAAGGCAAGTGAAAGAACGGATCTTCTTGTAGGAAACAAACAAAACATTGATTTACCAAAGTCAAATGTATTGAAATACTTCTTAGAGGATGGATCTTGGTTCTGTTTACGTCCATCTGGTACTGAGCCAAAGGTAAAGTTTTACTTTGGCGTGAAAGGGAACTCCCTTGAGCATAGTGAGGAAACATTAAAGGAAATTTCCGGAGATGTAATGAAGCAAATTCATGATTTAATAGGTGCACAAGTATAA
- a CDS encoding methyl-accepting chemotaxis protein — protein sequence MLPKKLENMKNKLLRKKNTNSRISLKLQTVGIKLFLVFFCSILLLVVTVGIFSYVSSKSIIEKKVSEGSQQTIIQTAEKLDIVFGEYVKQTVSIVTTKELTDLLADYTRETTSEFDKIMAEREASLLLDNILFRNSSIVSLSLIPIDKDVKAISTAASLPEDLYDQNWFKKAVSLNGDVGWIETTKEGVLKQGEPNFGLSRLIKISGGTSQFLLLMEINLTDLEKHLSTVQLGDGGFTRILSDQQLVYSTNQEDAFETEMITDESKMISASHPIEQTGWVVAGEYPKSILEKETSSIKTLTVMMAIAAAIIAIGIGFLVAKRIGAPLSQMTMLMEKGKQGDLTVRSTIKSKDEIGQLAQSFNEMMEQITHLVQQVSNSSNEVLKTAGNLTTASHNTAEAAREIATATDEIAMGASTLAVEAESGTQLSLTITEQMEQVLQANRVMRDSANEVNKVSIQGTIYMDGLIAKTGKTEEMNRSLISKVDQLSESTQSIKKIVDMLNSVTQKTNILSLNAAIEAARAGEAGKGFMVVAGEIRKLADQSSQSIKVVGDIAEKIQVEIDETVSVLSDAYPLFQEQVESIKESNTIFLSVKKETTDFLSQLESVSVSIDHLEKSQGVLYEAMENVTAVAEESSASSEEVASLSNQQLDIGEGLIELSTELEKVSKELKDSLSKFSI from the coding sequence ATGTTACCTAAAAAGCTAGAAAATATGAAGAATAAGCTGTTACGGAAGAAAAACACAAATAGTAGAATATCTCTAAAATTGCAAACTGTTGGAATAAAATTATTTTTAGTCTTTTTTTGTAGTATTCTTCTTTTAGTAGTAACGGTAGGGATATTTTCCTATGTAAGCTCCAAGAGTATCATTGAAAAGAAGGTTTCAGAGGGAAGCCAACAGACAATCATCCAGACTGCTGAAAAGCTAGATATTGTTTTTGGCGAATATGTTAAGCAAACAGTTTCGATTGTCACCACGAAGGAATTAACAGATTTGCTAGCAGATTATACAAGGGAAACCACAAGTGAATTTGATAAAATAATGGCTGAAAGAGAAGCATCTCTTTTGTTGGATAATATTCTCTTTAGAAATAGCTCTATTGTATCATTATCATTAATACCAATAGATAAAGATGTTAAAGCAATCTCAACCGCTGCATCATTACCAGAAGATCTTTACGACCAAAACTGGTTTAAAAAAGCAGTTAGTCTAAATGGAGATGTAGGCTGGATTGAAACGACTAAAGAAGGTGTCTTAAAACAAGGAGAGCCAAACTTCGGTTTATCAAGGCTTATAAAAATTTCTGGGGGAACGTCACAGTTTCTTCTATTAATGGAAATAAATTTAACAGATCTTGAAAAACATCTATCAACTGTACAACTTGGTGATGGCGGATTCACAAGAATATTAAGTGATCAACAATTGGTTTACTCAACCAACCAGGAAGATGCTTTTGAAACAGAAATGATCACCGATGAATCAAAGATGATAAGTGCTTCTCATCCTATCGAACAGACCGGATGGGTAGTTGCTGGTGAATATCCGAAATCAATATTAGAGAAAGAAACCTCATCAATAAAAACATTAACAGTGATGATGGCTATTGCAGCAGCGATTATTGCTATTGGAATCGGTTTTCTTGTAGCTAAACGAATTGGTGCTCCTCTATCACAAATGACCATGTTAATGGAAAAAGGTAAACAAGGGGATTTAACTGTTCGCTCAACCATTAAAAGCAAAGATGAAATTGGCCAACTGGCGCAGAGTTTTAATGAAATGATGGAACAAATCACCCATCTTGTACAACAGGTTAGTAACTCATCAAACGAGGTTCTAAAGACAGCGGGAAATCTCACAACTGCCTCTCATAATACGGCGGAAGCAGCAAGGGAGATTGCAACGGCGACAGATGAAATTGCTATGGGTGCGTCAACCTTAGCCGTAGAAGCAGAATCGGGGACACAATTGAGTTTAACGATTACAGAACAAATGGAACAAGTGTTACAAGCTAATCGAGTGATGAGAGATTCTGCTAACGAAGTGAATAAGGTCAGTATACAGGGGACCATTTATATGGATGGGTTAATCGCAAAGACGGGTAAAACGGAAGAAATGAACCGGTCACTCATATCAAAAGTTGACCAATTAAGTGAAAGTACTCAATCAATCAAGAAAATAGTCGACATGCTTAATAGTGTTACCCAAAAGACCAATATTCTTTCTTTAAATGCTGCAATAGAGGCTGCTAGAGCGGGCGAAGCTGGTAAAGGTTTTATGGTCGTGGCAGGAGAAATTAGAAAGTTAGCCGATCAATCAAGTCAATCTATAAAGGTAGTTGGAGACATAGCAGAAAAGATTCAGGTTGAGATTGATGAGACCGTTTCGGTTTTATCTGATGCATATCCATTATTTCAAGAGCAGGTTGAGTCAATTAAGGAATCTAACACGATTTTCTTGTCTGTTAAAAAAGAAACAACTGATTTTCTAAGTCAATTGGAATCAGTGTCAGTTTCGATTGACCATTTAGAAAAATCACAAGGGGTTCTTTATGAAGCGATGGAAAATGTAACTGCAGTAGCTGAAGAGTCTTCCGCTTCATCTGAAGAAGTTGCTTCTCTTAGTAATCAACAATTGGATATTGGCGAGGGCTTAATCGAATTATCAACCGAATTGGAAAAAGTAAGTAAGGAGTTAAAGGATTCGCTCTCGAAATTTTCAATATAA
- a CDS encoding carbon-nitrogen hydrolase family protein translates to MSKIDLSKFEKKMIIRQIERKDIDEIIKLQEKCFKGMVPWEREQLVSHIEHFPEGQICAEFDGEIIGSCSSLIVNFDEYDDKHTWDDITDEGYISNHNPDGYNLYGIEVMVHPEYRGMKIGNRLYEARKDLARRLNLKSIIIGGRIPNYHKHSEELSPRSYVEEVIHHKIYDPVLSFQLMNGFTLMRINPNYLPDDLQSNKFATLMEWNNIDYAGKSKQHYKTSFPVRICVVQYEMKQIDSFDAFAKQVEYYTDVASDAGSDFAVFPEIFTTQLMSFLEEKSPSKAIQRLTEYTEDYIQLFTDLAVRYNVNIIGGSHFVEEDENIYNIAYLFRRDGTIEKQYKLHITPNERKWWGISRGDRVRVFDTDCGRIAIQICYDIEFPELARIATDQGAKIIFTPFCTEDRQGYLRVRYCAQARAVENQIYTVIAGTVGNLPQTENMDIQYAQSAIFAPSDFEFARDGIVGETNPNIDMVVIGDVDLEVLRRQRQSGTVRQLKDRRPDIYQITYRQ, encoded by the coding sequence ATGTCGAAAATCGATTTATCAAAATTTGAGAAGAAAATGATTATCAGACAAATAGAACGCAAAGATATAGATGAAATCATTAAACTACAAGAGAAATGCTTTAAAGGGATGGTTCCGTGGGAAAGAGAACAACTAGTGAGTCATATAGAGCATTTTCCTGAAGGACAAATATGTGCCGAATTTGATGGGGAAATTATCGGGTCTTGCTCAAGCTTAATCGTTAACTTTGATGAATATGATGATAAACATACTTGGGATGATATTACAGACGAGGGGTATATTTCGAATCATAATCCAGATGGCTATAATTTATATGGAATTGAAGTCATGGTACATCCAGAATATCGCGGAATGAAGATTGGAAACCGTTTGTATGAGGCTCGTAAGGATTTAGCAAGAAGGTTGAATTTAAAGAGTATTATCATAGGTGGGAGGATTCCAAATTACCATAAACATTCGGAAGAACTTTCACCAAGATCTTATGTTGAAGAAGTGATTCATCATAAAATCTATGATCCGGTGTTGTCATTTCAGTTAATGAATGGTTTCACTTTAATGAGGATTAACCCGAATTACTTACCAGATGACTTACAGTCAAATAAATTCGCAACTTTAATGGAATGGAACAATATTGATTATGCAGGAAAATCAAAACAGCATTATAAAACATCATTCCCTGTTCGTATATGTGTTGTTCAATATGAAATGAAACAAATTGATTCATTTGATGCCTTTGCGAAGCAAGTGGAATACTATACAGATGTCGCATCTGATGCAGGAAGTGATTTTGCTGTCTTTCCTGAAATATTCACAACACAGCTTATGTCATTTTTAGAAGAAAAATCACCAAGTAAAGCCATTCAGCGTTTAACAGAGTATACAGAGGATTATATACAATTGTTTACAGATTTGGCGGTGAGGTACAACGTTAATATTATTGGTGGATCTCATTTTGTGGAGGAAGATGAGAACATCTATAATATCGCCTATTTATTCCGTAGAGATGGCACGATTGAAAAACAATATAAACTCCATATTACACCTAATGAACGAAAATGGTGGGGGATTAGTCGGGGCGATCGTGTACGCGTATTTGATACAGATTGTGGCAGAATTGCCATTCAAATTTGTTATGATATCGAATTTCCAGAGCTCGCAAGAATTGCAACAGATCAAGGAGCTAAAATCATTTTTACACCATTTTGTACAGAAGATCGTCAAGGTTATTTAAGAGTAAGGTACTGTGCACAAGCAAGAGCGGTTGAAAACCAGATTTATACAGTCATTGCTGGGACCGTCGGTAATTTACCACAAACCGAAAATATGGACATTCAGTACGCCCAATCAGCAATCTTTGCACCGTCAGATTTTGAGTTTGCTCGTGATGGAATCGTAGGAGAAACGAACCCTAATATTGATATGGTTGTTATTGGTGATGTGGATCTTGAGGTCCTTAGGAGACAACGCCAATCTGGAACCGTACGTCAGTTAAAGGATCGAAGACCGGACATTTACCAAATAACATACAGACAGTAG
- a CDS encoding disulfide oxidoreductase, with translation MSNEVAKKLEAYQFIAFAAALIATLGSLYFSEILLFIPCELCWYQRIFMYPLVIITAISIIKKTHDTAIYTFVLSIIGGFISLYHYSIQKVPFLNENSPSCGLVPCNTDYINWLGFITIPFLALIAFIIISICSHLMMKQMKEGK, from the coding sequence ATGTCAAACGAAGTAGCGAAGAAATTAGAAGCCTATCAATTTATTGCCTTTGCAGCAGCTCTTATTGCCACCTTAGGAAGTTTATATTTTTCTGAGATCCTACTTTTTATTCCATGTGAACTTTGCTGGTATCAACGTATTTTTATGTATCCACTTGTGATCATAACGGCCATATCAATTATAAAAAAGACACATGATACAGCCATTTACACGTTTGTGCTATCCATCATTGGAGGATTCATTTCTTTGTACCACTATTCCATTCAAAAGGTACCATTTCTCAATGAGAATTCACCCTCATGCGGCCTAGTTCCCTGTAATACAGATTATATCAACTGGCTAGGATTTATAACCATACCATTTTTAGCGCTTATTGCATTTATTATTATTTCAATATGTAGCCATTTAATGATGAAACAAATGAAAGAAGGTAAGTAA
- a CDS encoding thioredoxin family protein codes for MKKLIIFVSIIVVLFGGLAFVTTYSNSQKAKGNPYGKPTLNPATLSQLDDPLYQNQILPEELQERLDAGETLSVYFYSPTCPACQETSPILVPLTDELGIDLKKFNLLEFEDGWNDYNIEATPTVIHFVDGKEVKRIVGYQEEATFREWFSDITATE; via the coding sequence ATGAAAAAACTCATTATTTTTGTATCAATAATCGTCGTGTTATTTGGAGGTCTTGCGTTTGTAACAACGTATTCTAATAGCCAAAAGGCAAAAGGAAATCCGTATGGAAAACCAACACTTAATCCTGCGACTCTTTCGCAATTAGACGATCCATTATATCAAAATCAAATATTGCCTGAAGAACTTCAAGAGCGCCTAGATGCTGGAGAAACGTTAAGCGTTTATTTCTATAGTCCTACTTGTCCAGCATGCCAAGAGACAAGTCCTATTCTTGTACCTTTAACAGATGAGCTTGGGATTGACTTAAAAAAGTTTAATCTACTTGAATTTGAAGATGGCTGGAATGATTATAATATTGAAGCAACTCCAACAGTTATCCATTTTGTTGATGGAAAAGAAGTGAAGCGCATTGTTGGATATCAAGAAGAAGCTACTTTTAGAGAGTGGTTTAGTGATATTACGGCTACTGAATAG
- a CDS encoding IS256 family transposase — protein MTQLQFTLDLENLKESVINSDIEAVIKSAIVLVLNNVMEKERDDYLNVAAYERSADRRDYRNGYYERELLLNVGKVTLKVPRTRNGEFSTSVFEKYARCDQALVISMLEMVINGVSTRKVTQIVEQLCGETVSKSFVSSLTQKLDPIVNDWAKRPLNTRYFPYLFVDAMYIKVREHHKIVSKAVYIATAITDKNKREVLGLSVDHVEDFESWSRFIQQLKSRGLQSPKLVISDAHKGLQKAIQREFIGTSWQRCYVHFKRNIINKLPKKDSADIRKMIKRVFEAITIEDIRTFKNELMSQYGDIPKYEKALQIFEEGFEDTIQYMNHPEGMRCYLRSTNSLERLNQEVRRRERVIRIFPNTQSAFRLVGAVLMEYQENAYSRKKSL, from the coding sequence ATGACCCAATTACAGTTTACCCTAGATTTGGAAAATTTAAAAGAATCCGTTATAAATTCTGATATTGAAGCAGTTATCAAATCTGCGATTGTTTTGGTATTAAATAATGTCATGGAAAAAGAGAGAGATGACTATTTAAACGTAGCTGCCTATGAGCGGTCCGCTGATCGACGTGATTATCGCAATGGTTATTATGAACGTGAGTTACTCTTGAATGTTGGTAAAGTCACGCTTAAGGTACCAAGAACTCGTAATGGTGAATTTTCAACCTCAGTATTTGAGAAATACGCCCGTTGTGATCAAGCTCTAGTAATCTCTATGTTGGAGATGGTTATTAATGGTGTATCAACTCGCAAGGTCACTCAAATTGTAGAACAACTTTGTGGCGAAACTGTCTCAAAGTCATTTGTTTCGTCACTTACTCAAAAACTTGATCCAATTGTTAATGATTGGGCTAAACGACCTTTAAACACTAGATATTTCCCTTATCTTTTTGTTGATGCAATGTATATAAAAGTTCGGGAACATCATAAAATCGTCTCCAAAGCAGTTTATATTGCTACAGCGATTACGGATAAAAACAAGCGTGAAGTTTTAGGTTTAAGTGTGGATCATGTTGAAGATTTTGAGAGTTGGAGTCGCTTTATTCAACAGCTGAAATCGCGTGGGCTTCAATCCCCAAAACTTGTTATTTCAGATGCACATAAAGGGTTACAGAAGGCAATACAACGTGAATTTATAGGTACTAGCTGGCAAAGGTGTTATGTACATTTTAAACGAAATATTATTAACAAGCTGCCAAAGAAAGACTCTGCTGATATTCGTAAGATGATAAAACGAGTGTTTGAAGCAATTACGATCGAGGATATTCGTACTTTTAAAAATGAACTAATGAGTCAATATGGAGATATCCCAAAGTATGAGAAGGCTCTTCAAATTTTTGAAGAAGGTTTCGAAGATACCATTCAGTATATGAATCATCCCGAAGGTATGCGATGTTATCTGAGAAGTACCAATTCTCTTGAACGTTTAAATCAAGAAGTACGAAGAAGAGAAAGAGTCATTAGGATATTTCCGAATACACAGTCTGCTTTTCGTTTAGTAGGTGCAGTCTTAATGGAATATCAAGAGAATGCATACTCCCGGAAGAAGTCCCTATAG
- a CDS encoding DUF5365 family protein codes for MKVVYASTPEQENYIEELIQYIYSEIFPLHFSDEYIIKMEAVNVLSPKEDEVHYNGTMKEAFQLISSLQALIAVMESAQTENIERTHQDIFCKNVTILNEYGYSFPFTLDQFTCVKENVISRYSKPTNVYLA; via the coding sequence GTGAAAGTGGTATACGCATCTACTCCAGAGCAGGAAAATTATATAGAAGAATTGATTCAATATATCTATTCTGAGATTTTTCCATTACATTTTTCTGATGAGTATATTATCAAAATGGAAGCAGTTAATGTATTATCACCAAAAGAAGATGAGGTTCATTATAATGGAACAATGAAAGAGGCCTTTCAATTAATATCAAGCCTTCAAGCACTAATTGCAGTGATGGAGTCAGCACAAACAGAAAATATCGAGAGAACACATCAAGATATTTTTTGCAAAAATGTAACGATATTAAATGAATATGGCTACTCATTTCCGTTCACACTTGATCAATTTACATGTGTGAAGGAAAATGTAATTAGCAGATATTCAAAGCCAACAAATGTATACTTAGCATGA
- a CDS encoding RluA family pseudouridine synthase, which produces MEIRKKGKWLEIVVPKGWTERTIEDVLKNQLQIPKTMLHSLRMDKTVKLNHQITPWQSLLKSGDFIQLELFVEEEFGVTPEYKEISILYEDDHVLIVNKQAGIDTHPTKEGQLGTLANAVAFHYQTQGLQTKVRHVHRLDRDTTGAILFAKDRLSSSILDRMLERRDIKRTYLALVHGLMKQKKGKIDEPIGRDRHHPTRRRVSPTGQVATTHFNVLKTFPSKKLSLVELNLSTGRTHQIRVHMSHIGYPLVGDELYGGQAITKRQALHAHSLQLFHPITNDLIEVQAPLIDISEPYFEFMNLKKVPN; this is translated from the coding sequence GTGGAAATTAGAAAAAAAGGGAAATGGCTGGAGATTGTTGTTCCAAAAGGTTGGACAGAACGCACTATTGAAGATGTGTTAAAGAATCAGCTTCAGATTCCCAAAACAATGTTACACAGCCTTCGTATGGATAAGACGGTTAAACTAAATCATCAGATTACACCTTGGCAATCTCTACTGAAATCTGGTGATTTTATTCAGTTAGAATTGTTTGTTGAGGAAGAATTTGGTGTGACTCCTGAGTACAAAGAAATTTCAATTCTTTATGAAGACGATCATGTTTTAATTGTAAATAAACAAGCTGGTATCGATACGCACCCTACGAAAGAAGGTCAGTTAGGCACTTTAGCTAATGCTGTTGCCTTTCACTATCAAACTCAAGGACTTCAAACCAAGGTACGACATGTCCATCGGCTTGATCGTGATACAACTGGAGCCATCCTTTTCGCAAAAGATAGACTATCATCTTCTATTTTAGATCGTATGCTTGAAAGAAGAGATATTAAAAGAACGTACCTGGCATTAGTTCATGGATTAATGAAACAGAAAAAAGGGAAGATAGATGAACCAATTGGACGAGATCGCCATCATCCAACAAGAAGAAGAGTCTCTCCCACGGGTCAAGTGGCAACAACTCATTTTAACGTATTAAAAACCTTCCCTAGTAAAAAATTAAGTCTGGTTGAATTAAATCTATCAACTGGAAGAACACATCAAATAAGAGTTCATATGAGTCATATTGGTTACCCCTTAGTTGGTGATGAATTATATGGTGGACAGGCTATAACCAAAAGACAAGCTTTACATGCGCATAGCTTGCAACTCTTCCATCCTATAACCAATGATTTAATTGAGGTCCAAGCACCACTAATTGATATTAGTGAACCTTATTTTGAATTCATGAATTTAAAAAAGGTGCCCAACTAA